TGGATCGGTTACTGGTGGCCACCGACTTCTCACCCTGCGCCGATGCGGCCTTGCGCTATGTATCCGGGATGGCAGCACGGCTGAAGGCACAGGTCTGTATCGTGCACGCGGCGGATGAGGGGATGGCCCACAAGGTCGGACTGCGCAAGCTGAGGATCCTCACCCGGGAGCTACAGCAGAACGGCATCGCCGCAGAGAGTATGTCCGCTCCTGGCGACCCGGTCGAGATCATCCTGCGTCTGGCTGCGCAGTGGCAGGCCGACGTGATTGCAGCCGGCACCCAAGGTCGACGAGGACTGGCCCGAATGTTGCTGGGAAGTGTGGCGGAGGCGCTATTGGGCCGAGCCGGTTGTCCTGTTCTGATCCTTAGAAACGTTTCGCAATTCCTCCCCGCTGGTGATCGCCACGAAAGGCGACGCACAAGCTCATGACGCTCACTATTGAATATCTGCTTCTCGGGACTTCGGGGTTGCTGCTGCTGAGCGTGATCGCCAGCAAGGCGTCTGGACGATTGGGAGTTCCCGCCCTGCTGTTGTTCCTCGTCATCGGGATGCTTACGGGGTCCGATGGGCCGGGCGGCATCCACTTCGATAATCCCTGGCTCGCCCAGTCGCTCGGCGTGGTCGCGCTCGCGTTTATTCTGTTTGCGGGCGGCATGGATACGGAGTGGGCCAGCGTTCGGGCACAGCTTGGAAAAGGCATGATGCTTTCAACGCTGGGTGTGGCGATCACTGCGGGGCTGGTCGGATTGTTTGCCAGGACGATCCTCGGGATGTCATGGCTGGAGGGGCTGCTGATCGGCGCCATTGTCTCCTCGACCGACGCGGCCGCCGTCTTCGCCGTCATGCGGTCACGGCATGTGAGTCTTCGCAGCCCGTTGAAACCGCTGCTCGAACTTGAATCCGGCAGCAACGACCCGATGGCAGTGTTCCTCACCATCGGGCTGATCAGTCTGCTCACGGGGGCCTCCACGTCGGTGACCGACTTGCTTCCCATGTTTGTGCGCCAAATGGTGCTCGGCGCCGCCATCGGGTACGGCATCGGCAAGGTGATGGTGTTGCTGATCAACCGGCTGCGGCTCGAATATGACGGACTCTATCCGGTATTGACCTTGTCCCTGGTCCTCTTGACCTACAGCGGCAGTGCCTGGCTGGGCGGAAACGGATTTCTCGCGGTGTACCTCGCCGGACTGATGATGGGCAACAGCGAGTTCCTCCACAAGCGCAGCCTCACGCGGTTTCATGACGGACTGGCGTGGCTGATGCAGATCGCCATGTTTCTGACGCTCGGACTACAGGTGTTTCCCGTGCAACTGGTGCCCGTCGCCGGAACGGGACTGCTCCTGGCGCTGTTCCTGATGGTCGTCGCTCGTCCGGTCGCGGTGTTCCTGACACTGGCGTTCACCGCGCTCAGTCTGCGCGAAAAGACGATGGTCGCCTGGGTCGGTCTGCGCGGAGCCGTGCCGGTCATTCTTGCCACGTTTCCGCTCCTCGCTGGCATTGCGCAGGCCACGATGATGTTCAACCTGGTGTTCTTCATCGTTCTAACATCCGTCCTGCTCCAGGGCACGTCGATCCCGCTGGTCGCGCGCTGGCTCAAGGTGGAAGCGCGGCTGCCGAGGCGTCTCGAGGCCTCGCCGGTTTGGAATGCGCCAACCGGTCTCAAGAGCGGGTTGGTCGAAATGACCATCCCCGAATCGTCCGTGGCGGTCGGTCAACGGCTTCTCGATCTCGGCCTGCCCAAGTCCACGCTCGTCATCCTGATCGGGCGGAAGGGGCAGTGTTTCGTCCCGGACGGCAGCACTGTGCTGGAGGCCAACGACTCGTTATTGCTTTTCACCGATCAGGCCTCTTCCTTCCGGCTCCGTGCCCTGTTGGAAGCCAGACATTCCTTTGAGGGAAAGAATGGGTCGGCGGGGGCTTTATCAACCGGTTAATAAGGAGTCACCGCCTCGTGAAAGACAAAAGGAGAGAAACAATGGAGAACGCTCAGCGCGAACGTGATGCGCAGTCACAGGACTCGATGGGCAGCCATCACCATCTGCCCACCCACGAGGTGGTGCTGTTGCTCGAAACCGACCTGGCGAAAGGCCTGTCCTCCGAGGAGGCGGCGCGGCGGCTGGAACGATTCGGCCCAAACATCCTTCCGAAATTCAGGCGCCATGGCCCGCTGCTGCGCTTTCTCTTTCAGTTTCACCATCCGCTGATCTATGTACTGCTCGCGGCGACCGTCGTCACGGCATTCTTGGGCGAATGGGTCGATGCGAGTGTGATCTTCGGAGTCGTCTTCGTCAACGCCGTTATGGGATTCATTCAGGAGTCTCGCGCGGAGGCGGCGCTGGACGCCCTTGCGTCGATGATGAAGACCGAAGCCAGAGTCCGGCGGGACGGACAGACGGTCCGGGTGCCCTCTGAGGATCTTGTGCCGGGGGAGGTGGTCCTGCTGGAGTCCGGCGACAAGGTCCCGGCCGATCTGCGGCTGGCGAAAGTCCGCGAGTTACGAGTGGACGAATCCGCTCTGACTGGAGAATCGGTGCCGGTGGAGAAGGCCGATCTGGTGCTTCCTCCCGAGACGGTTGTCGCGGACCGCAAGAACATGGCGTTCTCCGGCTCGCTGGTCACCTATGGGCAGGGGGTTGGAGTGGCGGTCGGGACCGGCGTGGCCACGGAGCTGGGGCGCATCCATCAGTTAATGGGCGAAACGACCCAGCTTGCGACGCCGCTCACGAAGAAGCTGGCTTCCTTCAGCACGGGGCTGACGGTGGCAATCCTCGGGATGGCGGCGCTCACGTTTGCGCTGGGGCTGTGGCGGGGACGGCCCGCTACCGAGGTCTTTATGGCGGCCGTGGCGTTGGCCGTGAGTGCGATCCCCGAAGGCTTGCCGGCGGCGGTCACCATCACCCTGGCGATCGGCGTCGGCCGGATGGCACGGCGCCATGCAATCATCCGCAAGTTACCCGCGGTGGAAACGCTCGGCAGCACCACCGTGATCTGTTCGGACAAAACCGGCACGCTGACGAAAAACGAAATGACGGTCCAAGCGATTTCAGCAGGAGACTGGGTGTTCGATGTTGACGGCGCCGGCTATGAGCCGGTCGGGGAAATCCGAGAAAGAAGTGCTGAGTCCCAAGGGCTGAGTGCTGAGGCATCACTTGAGGGAAGCGTTTCTCGATCCGACAGCCCAGCACCCGCCACTCCGCACGTCGCACTGCCTCCGGCTCTGCGTGAGCTTCTGGCGGCCGGGGCGCTCTGCAACGACGCGCAGCATCTCGAGCGCGACGGCCGCTGGACGATCGTGGGCGATCCAACCGAAGGCGCTCTGCTGGTGGTGGCAAAGAAAGCCGGGATCGATCTGAATCGGCTCCACGAGCAGTTCCCGCGTGTGGAGGCGATCCCGTTCGAGTCGGAGCGGCAGTTCATGGCCACGCTGCATCGGGTGAAATCGGGCGGGGACTCGGTGCTGTATCTCAAAGGCGCGGTGGAAAAAGCGATCCGCTTGTGCAGGCGGATGTGTGTGGCGGACGGGACGGAGCAGGTGCTTGATGCTCAGGCCGTGCTGAGTCAGGTGGATGCCTTTGCCGGGCGGGGGCTCCGTGTGCTGGCGCTGGCGCGCAAGGCATTTCCGGCGGACACCGCCACAGTGACGGAGTGTGATGTGGAAGACGGCCTGACTTTTCTCGGGCTCCAAGCCATGATGGATCCTCCGAGGCCGGAGGCCGTGGCGGCCGTGCGCGCCTGTCAGCAGGCAGGGATTGCGGTCAAAATGATCACGGGCGATCATGCGCTCACGGCCCGGGCGATCGCACAGCAAATCGGGTTAGACGGGCGGAAGCATCACGAGAACGGGGCACTGATCGCGATGACCGGCCAGGAGTTGGCGGCCATTCCCCAGGCGGAGCTTGCGGAGGTCGCCGACCGTACGGCGGTCTTCGCGCGGGTCTCGCCCGAACAGAAGTTGCGGCTGGTCGAGGCCTTGCAATCGCGGCGTCATGTGGTGGCCATGACCGGCGACGGCGTCAACGACGCGCCGGCTTTGAAGCAGGCGGATATCGGCGTGGCGATGGGGCGCGGCGGGACCGAAGTGGCAAAGGAAGCGGCCGACATGGTGCTGACCGACGACAACTTCGCGTCAATCGAGGCAGCCGTCGAAGAGGGTCGCTGCGTGTTCGACAACCTAACCAAATTCATAGTCTGGACGCTGCCGACAAATGGAGGAGAGGGTCTCGTGCTGCTGACGGCCATTGCATTTGGGACGGCTCTTCCGGTGTTGCCGGTGCAAATTCTCTGGATCAATATGACGACGGCAGTGGCGTTGGGACTGATGCTGGCCTTCGAACCCACGGAGCCAGGCATCATGATGCGGCCGCCGCGCGATCCCGGCCAGCCGATTCTGACGGGCGTGCTGATCGAACGGATTGTCCTGGTGTCGTTCTTGGTGCTGGCCGGCGCCTACGGCGTGTTTCTCTGGGAGCTGGATCGGACTGAATCGATCCTCCCGGCCCGCACGGCGGCGGTGAACGTGATCGTCATGGCGGAGCTGTTTTACCTGTTCAATTGCCGTTCGCTGGAGCTCACCATGTTCCATGTCGGCCTGTTCAGCAATCCCTGGATCTGGCGCGGGGTGACCGTCATGACGGTGCTGCAACTCCTGCTGACCTATGTCCCGGCCATGAACCGGTTGTTTCATACGGCCCCGATCGACGGGTTCGCCTGGGGGCTGGTCCTGGCAGCGGCCGTGACCGTGTACGTTGTGGTAGAAGTGGAGACCTGGCTGCGGTTGCAGTGGAAGCGCCGCATGCGGTCGGCCGCATCGACAAGGAGGAGCGCGTATGACCATCGAAACGATGCATGAGGTTGTGTGATGGACGCCGTGCTCAATTCCGGTCGAACCGCATGAACAGACCCACATGAAATCCCGCGCCCTTCGGCAAGCTCAGGGCGAATGGATTATCGCCGGATTCTAAGGGACCCAACACTACTGCGGCGCGCCGACATCGTAAAAGAGGGGAGCACGGACATGGACTCATTCTTGCTGCTCGGGAGCCTGGCGGTCGTCATTGGCGTCGTCGGCGTGATTGTGCTGATGAAAGGCAGGAAGAAGAAAGACCGGTGATAGATTCTTCCTCTGTACGTATCTCTGCGCGATTAGAAGGAGGTCTGATATGGGGAACCATGAACGGCTGAGTGTTCGTCATGCCCATAGCGGGTGTCGTGTGTGGGGCGATTTTGGCCGCCGTGCTGTGGATTGGCGCAATGCCGGGGGCTGTGCCGGAAGCGACATCGGTGCAAGAGCAGCGGATCGAGATCGCCATTCGCGATTCGGTCTATGTGAGCACCAAGACCACGCCGATTCTTGCGGGGGTGCCGACTTTGCTGATCCTCCGCAACGAAGACCCTGTCCGGCACGGTTTCGTCTCGCCGATGTTTGCCTCGCTCCCCGTGCGCGTTGAGGGCGAAGGCATCGAAGTCTTTGGGAAAGGCATCGAAGGGGTGCATCTCGATCCCGGCAAAACTCTCGTGATTCGACTGACGCCGGAACGGCAAGGCAAGATGACCTTCCGATGCGATCTGCATCCGAACGTGCAAGGCGAGATCTATCTCTTGGATGTTCCTGTCGGATGAGTCTCCACGGGAAGGAGTGGCGGTGTTTCAACCCCTGTCAGCCGGAGGTGATGCATGATCGGACAATCGGTCAAACTCACGACGATTCGAGGCATCGAGGTCGGTCTCCACTATTCCTGGTTCATCATCTTCTCCCTGATCACCTTTTCCCTCACGACGCGCTTCGCCTCGGAGCATTCCCACTGGACATCGGTCGAGCACTACACCGTGGCGATTGCTACCAGTCTGCTGTTCTTCTCCTCGATTCTCCTCCACGAATTGGCCCACAGTTTCGTGGCACTGGCCAAGGGCATTCCGGTCCGCTCGATCACGCTCTTTGTGTTCGGCGGCGTGGCGCAAATCGGACGGGAGCCTGACCGCCCGCTCACCGAGTTCCAGATCGCGATTGCGGGACCGATCGCCAGCGCGGTGCTTGCCGTGGGATTCGGGTTTGTGTCTCATCTCGCCGGAGATCAATTCGAGCATGTCGCGGCGCTCGCAGGGTGGCTGTCGTCGATCAACCTCATGCTGGCGCTGTTCAACCTGGTGCCGGGCTTCCCGCTCGACGGGGGACGAATCTTAAGAGCGGCCCTCTGGCGCTTGACCGGAAACTTCTCGAAGGCCACGCGCATCGCGGCCGGCTCCGGGCAGCTCGTCGGGTATGGAATCATTCTTGGCGGGATCTGGACAGGGTTGGTCACCGGGAGCTGGTTCAGCGGACTGTGGCTGGCCTTCATCGGCTGGTTCTTGCTCAACGCGGCACAGGAAAGCGTCCTGCAAATGAGCATGCGGTCGGCGTTGAGCGGCCTGATGGCCGAAGATATCATGGCCCGGGACTGTCCCACTGTGCCTGGCCACCTGAGTCTCGTGGACCTGGTACACGAGCATATTCTCAAGACAGGGCAGCGATGCTTTCTGGTCTCGCAGAACGGACGACTTGAGGGCCTCGTGACGCTGCACCAGGTGAAGGCCGTGCCCCAAGAACGATGGGGGGACAGTTTCGTGGTGCAGGCGATGACGCCGATTGACCGGCTGCATGCGGTGGCGCCGGAGACGGCGATTCTGGACGTCTTGAGAGTCATGGAGCAACACGATGTCAACCAGGTCCCGGTCACACAAGACGGCCGGTTGCTCGGCATGATCACGCGGGATCATCTGTTGCGGGTGCTCTATGCCAATCTCGAGTTAGGTGCTCACAAGGGGGTCGCTATCGGCGCAGGAGATCCGAAGACGCAACCGGGCTTGAGCAGGAGGACCTGACCATGAAAGTCGTACTCGCGGTGGATCAGCCGCGCGATGCCACGATAGCTGCGCGGTTCTTGGAGGTTGTCCGGCTTCCCCGCGGCACAGCCTTGTCGGTCATGCATGTGATCGAGGTCCCGCATAGGGCGCTTCGTTTCCCGGGTCAGCAAGGCATGCTCGCAGATTGGCGGAAGGAATCGGTCATGAGCGCGCGCCGGCTCATCGACCGTCTTGTGCCACCCCTCCGCGCGCAAGGGCTACGGGTGCGCCCAGTGGTGAAGGAGGGGTTGCCGGGGCCGGTGTTGCTGGATACCGCGGAGCGCATGCGGACGGATCTCACCATCCTGGGACCCCATGGCTCCTCACGTCTCAGGCGGTTCCTGCTCGGTAGCGTTAGCGAGCTGCTCCTCAATGAAGCGCCCGGTTCGATCCTGATCGTGCGCGGTCGGTCACGAGGCCGCCGAGATCGCGGGATGAGTGTGGTGCTTGCGATGGATTGTTCGACGGATGCCAAGAGTGCCGCGGGGTTTCTCTCCAAGCTGCGCCTTCCGCGCGGGTCACACGTCATACTCCTGCATGTCGAAGAGGATGCGGATCGTGAGTTGGCTCGCATCAGCGGCATGGGGCGGGTCGACTTGACGCAGGCTGTCGAGCGGGCGATGCGTGAGCGCAAACGCCGGACCCTGCTCATGCTGGAGCGGATGGGGCGGAAGTGTGCACAGCAGGGACTCGCCGTCGATCACGTCTTCGCGGAGGGATCTCCAGCTGAAGCAATCCTTAGTGCCGCGGAGCGCCATCGTGCGGATCTGATTGTGATGGGCTCGAAAGGGCTCACAGGGATCGATCGCTTCCTCATCGGCAGTGTGTCCCGCAAGGTGGCGCGGCATGGGCCCTGTTCAGTGCTGGTGGTGAGGAAGCGAAGACGATGAGCGTCTAGAGGAAAGGGAACAGCACATGCTGTGGGAGGCTGTGTGTTTTCAGCGAGCCGGAGCGCGTACTGATAATCGCGGGCTATGCATTGGGGATGAGCTTGTTGTATCGGATCAGCAGGGAACGGGTCAGGCGGTACCGATCGCACGAGTTGGAGTAGGAGAAGGATATGATCTCTGACAACGTGCATATGCCGACATCAGAGGCTACTGATGTGCCCCCGGCTGCCTGGCATGCGCTCACGACATCGGACGTGGCGCAGCAACTGACCGTTGATCCTCGGGCCGGCTTGTGTGCCGACGAAGTCGCTCGGCGCCGGTCGACCTATGGTCTGAACGCCATCCAGGAGCATCGCGCCCGTAGTCCCTGGCGGATGCTGCTCGATCAATTCACGGACGTCATGATTCTCGTCCTGATTGCTGCGGCGATCATCTCGGGCATGATCGGGGAGCCGCCGGATGCAATCGCCATCATGGTCATTGTGCTGCTCAACGGCGCGATCGGGTTCATCCAGGAATACCGGGCGGAGCGGGCAGTCGCCGCGCTCAAGTTGCTAGCGGCGCTGAACGCCAAAGTGTTGCGCGAGGGGAAACAGGCGACGATCCTGGCCGCCCAGCTCGTCCCGGGCGATGTCGTCGTACTGGAGGCCGGCGACGGAGTCCCGGCGGATATGCGGTTGATGGAAGCCGTCCAGCTCAAAGTCGAAGAGGCGGCGCTCACCGGGGAATCTGTGCCGGTAGACAAACAGGCGAGATCGCTGACCGAGGTGCAGCTCCCATTGGGCGACCGTCTCAACATGGCCTACAAGGGGACGCTCGTGACCTATGGCCGAGGAGCCGGTCTTGTCGTTGCGATCGGCATGCACACGGAACTGGGTAAAATTGCTGCGCTGCTGCGGGAGGAAGAGGAAGTCAAGACGCCGCTCCAGAAACGACTGGCGCAATTTGGACAATGGCTCGCCCTGGCGGCGCTCGCAATCTGCGCCATCGTGTTCCTCGTCGGGGTCCTCCGCGGCGAATCGGTAATTCTTATGTTCCTGACTGCGGTCAGTCTTGCAGTCGCCGCGATCCCTGAAGCGCTGCCGGCTGTCGTGACCGTGGCCTTAGCACGGGGTGCCCGCAAGATGGTGAAGAAACAGGCCTTGATTCGGCGATTGCCTGCGGTCGAGACGCTCGGGTCTGTTACCTACATCTGCTCTGACAAAACCGGGACCCTGACGCAGAACAAGATGCAGGTCGAGCAAGTGGCTGTGGCGGGTCAGCTCGCGGCGCGGGTGCCACGAGTTGGGGAACGGGGAGAGGCAGGAAGGTTGTTCGGTCAGGCGCTGGCGCTGAGCAACGATGCCGTTCATCAAGACAATGATCGCGTGCTTGGCGACCCCACGGAGGTGGCGCTCTATGTCGCAGCGCGTCAGGCTGGTTACGACAAGGAGCGACTGCAGATCGCCTCGCCTCGGCTTGCCGAGCTGCCCTTTGACTCGGATCGCAAGTGCATGACGACGTTCCATGGCGAAGGGCCAGGCATCGTCGCGTTCACCAAAGGCGCGCCGGAGCGGGTTGTTGGATTGTGTGAGACGATCCACGACGGAACCGGGCGCGTGTCGCTCAAGCAGGACGTTGTCCTCGACCAGGCGGAGCGGATGGCGGCCGAGGGGCTGCGGGTGCTCGCGGTCGCGTTCCGGCAGTGGCCCGCAGTACCGAGCGAACTCTCGGCCGAACAGGTCGAGCGTGATCTCGTGTTCCTGGGATTGGTTGGGTTGCTGGACCCCCCTCGGCCGGAAGTCCACGAGGCGGTGAAATTCTGCCAAGCAGCCGGCATCACTCCGGTGATGATCACCGGCGATCACCCTGCCACCGCCCGTGCGATCGCGAAGCGGCTGGGAATCATGTCGAGCGACGATGTGGTCATGACCGGGGAGGAGCTGGCGCGCCTGCCGCTGGAGAATTTTGTGGAGCAGGTCGAGCAGATCAGGGTTTATGCGAGAGTTGCGCCTGAGCAGAAGATCAAGATTGTGAAAGCCCTCCAGGACAAGGGGGAGTTTGTGGCGATGACCGGCGACGGCGTGAATGACGCCCCGGCACTTAAGCGGGCCGACATCGGTATCGCGATGGGCGTGACCGGCACGGATGTGGCGCGCGAATCTTCGCACATGATTCTCCTGGACGATAATTTCGCGTCGATCGTGAGCGCGGTGCGGGAGGGGCGGCGGATCTTCGACAACATCCGCCGGTTTATCAAATACACCATGACCAGCAACGCGGGCGAGATCTGGACCATTTTTCTCGCGCCGTTCTTGGGATTGCCGATTCCGCTGTTGCCCATCCACATTCTCTGGATCAATCTTGTGACCGACGGATTGCCTGGACTCGCGCTCGCGGCGGAGCCGGAAGAACGAGGGCTCATGCAACGACCGCCGAGACCGCCGAACGAGAGCATCTTCGCGCGGGGCATGTGGCAGGACATCATCTGGGTGGGCCTGCTCATGGGCGGCGTATCGTTGTTGACGCAGGCCTGGGCCTATCGGAGCGGCCATGCTCATTGGCAGACGATGGTGCTCACGGTCTTGACCTTGTCGCAGATGGGTAACGTGTTGGCGATTCGCTCGGAGCGCGAGTCCTTCTTTACGTTGGGACCGTTGACGAATCGTCCCTTGCTGGCTGCCGTGCTCCTGGCCTTCGCGCTGCAGATGGGTACCATCTACATCCCCGCGCTCAATCCGATCTTCAAGACGGAGCCGCTGGATCTGGATGAATTGCTGCTCTGTCTGGTCCTGTCGTCAGTGGTCTTCCTTGGCGTTGAACTCCAGAAATGGATGATCCGGCATGGATGGCTGATGCGAGCATGAGACCTCGTCGGACGACGCGCCAGCGCGTAATGCCGGCAGTCGCTGACCTTGTGTTTGCCTGCACGCTGCTCTGGGGATGCGCTTCCCCCATCCCGGATCTGTGGCCACCCACGCCAGATGTGCCTGCCCGGACCATCTACGTGTCTCTCGATATCTGGCATGCGATGATTGCGTTTCCGGTCGGCACGCCTCACACATATGAAGAGTGGGGCTATGCGGAACGCGCCTGGTACCTAGAGGATCGACGAGGTCTGACGGGAATCCTGCGGGCGCTTTTCTGGCCCACCGAGGGGGTCGTCGAAGTCGGGCAGTACGATCGCGTGTGGGCGGATCGCACACCGCAACCGCCTG
This genomic stretch from Nitrospira defluvii harbors:
- a CDS encoding calcium-translocating P-type ATPase, PMCA-type — translated: MISDNVHMPTSEATDVPPAAWHALTTSDVAQQLTVDPRAGLCADEVARRRSTYGLNAIQEHRARSPWRMLLDQFTDVMILVLIAAAIISGMIGEPPDAIAIMVIVLLNGAIGFIQEYRAERAVAALKLLAALNAKVLREGKQATILAAQLVPGDVVVLEAGDGVPADMRLMEAVQLKVEEAALTGESVPVDKQARSLTEVQLPLGDRLNMAYKGTLVTYGRGAGLVVAIGMHTELGKIAALLREEEEVKTPLQKRLAQFGQWLALAALAICAIVFLVGVLRGESVILMFLTAVSLAVAAIPEALPAVVTVALARGARKMVKKQALIRRLPAVETLGSVTYICSDKTGTLTQNKMQVEQVAVAGQLAARVPRVGERGEAGRLFGQALALSNDAVHQDNDRVLGDPTEVALYVAARQAGYDKERLQIASPRLAELPFDSDRKCMTTFHGEGPGIVAFTKGAPERVVGLCETIHDGTGRVSLKQDVVLDQAERMAAEGLRVLAVAFRQWPAVPSELSAEQVERDLVFLGLVGLLDPPRPEVHEAVKFCQAAGITPVMITGDHPATARAIAKRLGIMSSDDVVMTGEELARLPLENFVEQVEQIRVYARVAPEQKIKIVKALQDKGEFVAMTGDGVNDAPALKRADIGIAMGVTGTDVARESSHMILLDDNFASIVSAVREGRRIFDNIRRFIKYTMTSNAGEIWTIFLAPFLGLPIPLLPIHILWINLVTDGLPGLALAAEPEERGLMQRPPRPPNESIFARGMWQDIIWVGLLMGGVSLLTQAWAYRSGHAHWQTMVLTVLTLSQMGNVLAIRSERESFFTLGPLTNRPLLAAVLLAFALQMGTIYIPALNPIFKTEPLDLDELLLCLVLSSVVFLGVELQKWMIRHGWLMRA
- a CDS encoding potassium/proton antiporter gives rise to the protein MTLTIEYLLLGTSGLLLLSVIASKASGRLGVPALLLFLVIGMLTGSDGPGGIHFDNPWLAQSLGVVALAFILFAGGMDTEWASVRAQLGKGMMLSTLGVAITAGLVGLFARTILGMSWLEGLLIGAIVSSTDAAAVFAVMRSRHVSLRSPLKPLLELESGSNDPMAVFLTIGLISLLTGASTSVTDLLPMFVRQMVLGAAIGYGIGKVMVLLINRLRLEYDGLYPVLTLSLVLLTYSGSAWLGGNGFLAVYLAGLMMGNSEFLHKRSLTRFHDGLAWLMQIAMFLTLGLQVFPVQLVPVAGTGLLLALFLMVVARPVAVFLTLAFTALSLREKTMVAWVGLRGAVPVILATFPLLAGIAQATMMFNLVFFIVLTSVLLQGTSIPLVARWLKVEARLPRRLEASPVWNAPTGLKSGLVEMTIPESSVAVGQRLLDLGLPKSTLVILIGRKGQCFVPDGSTVLEANDSLLLFTDQASSFRLRALLEARHSFEGKNGSAGALSTG
- a CDS encoding DUF2459 domain-containing protein; amino-acid sequence: MRPRRTTRQRVMPAVADLVFACTLLWGCASPIPDLWPPTPDVPARTIYVSLDIWHAMIAFPVGTPHTYEEWGYAERAWYLEDRRGLTGILRALFWPTEGVVEVGQYDRVWADRTPQPPAELFVFRVSEEGYRRLRRHLRSTLSGDTPVASLGQSRFYPAVRSYHLFHTCHQYAASALQEAGLPISEFWAFNRTSLAWQLHGAARIAAEDGGRSSPVTR
- a CDS encoding cation-transporting P-type ATPase codes for the protein MENAQRERDAQSQDSMGSHHHLPTHEVVLLLETDLAKGLSSEEAARRLERFGPNILPKFRRHGPLLRFLFQFHHPLIYVLLAATVVTAFLGEWVDASVIFGVVFVNAVMGFIQESRAEAALDALASMMKTEARVRRDGQTVRVPSEDLVPGEVVLLESGDKVPADLRLAKVRELRVDESALTGESVPVEKADLVLPPETVVADRKNMAFSGSLVTYGQGVGVAVGTGVATELGRIHQLMGETTQLATPLTKKLASFSTGLTVAILGMAALTFALGLWRGRPATEVFMAAVALAVSAIPEGLPAAVTITLAIGVGRMARRHAIIRKLPAVETLGSTTVICSDKTGTLTKNEMTVQAISAGDWVFDVDGAGYEPVGEIRERSAESQGLSAEASLEGSVSRSDSPAPATPHVALPPALRELLAAGALCNDAQHLERDGRWTIVGDPTEGALLVVAKKAGIDLNRLHEQFPRVEAIPFESERQFMATLHRVKSGGDSVLYLKGAVEKAIRLCRRMCVADGTEQVLDAQAVLSQVDAFAGRGLRVLALARKAFPADTATVTECDVEDGLTFLGLQAMMDPPRPEAVAAVRACQQAGIAVKMITGDHALTARAIAQQIGLDGRKHHENGALIAMTGQELAAIPQAELAEVADRTAVFARVSPEQKLRLVEALQSRRHVVAMTGDGVNDAPALKQADIGVAMGRGGTEVAKEAADMVLTDDNFASIEAAVEEGRCVFDNLTKFIVWTLPTNGGEGLVLLTAIAFGTALPVLPVQILWINMTTAVALGLMLAFEPTEPGIMMRPPRDPGQPILTGVLIERIVLVSFLVLAGAYGVFLWELDRTESILPARTAAVNVIVMAELFYLFNCRSLELTMFHVGLFSNPWIWRGVTVMTVLQLLLTYVPAMNRLFHTAPIDGFAWGLVLAAAVTVYVVVEVETWLRLQWKRRMRSAASTRRSAYDHRNDA
- a CDS encoding universal stress protein; protein product: MKVVLAVDQPRDATIAARFLEVVRLPRGTALSVMHVIEVPHRALRFPGQQGMLADWRKESVMSARRLIDRLVPPLRAQGLRVRPVVKEGLPGPVLLDTAERMRTDLTILGPHGSSRLRRFLLGSVSELLLNEAPGSILIVRGRSRGRRDRGMSVVLAMDCSTDAKSAAGFLSKLRLPRGSHVILLHVEEDADRELARISGMGRVDLTQAVERAMRERKRRTLLMLERMGRKCAQQGLAVDHVFAEGSPAEAILSAAERHRADLIVMGSKGLTGIDRFLIGSVSRKVARHGPCSVLVVRKRRR
- a CDS encoding cupredoxin domain-containing protein, which codes for MPIAGVVCGAILAAVLWIGAMPGAVPEATSVQEQRIEIAIRDSVYVSTKTTPILAGVPTLLILRNEDPVRHGFVSPMFASLPVRVEGEGIEVFGKGIEGVHLDPGKTLVIRLTPERQGKMTFRCDLHPNVQGEIYLLDVPVG
- a CDS encoding site-2 protease family protein, with translation MIGQSVKLTTIRGIEVGLHYSWFIIFSLITFSLTTRFASEHSHWTSVEHYTVAIATSLLFFSSILLHELAHSFVALAKGIPVRSITLFVFGGVAQIGREPDRPLTEFQIAIAGPIASAVLAVGFGFVSHLAGDQFEHVAALAGWLSSINLMLALFNLVPGFPLDGGRILRAALWRLTGNFSKATRIAAGSGQLVGYGIILGGIWTGLVTGSWFSGLWLAFIGWFLLNAAQESVLQMSMRSALSGLMAEDIMARDCPTVPGHLSLVDLVHEHILKTGQRCFLVSQNGRLEGLVTLHQVKAVPQERWGDSFVVQAMTPIDRLHAVAPETAILDVLRVMEQHDVNQVPVTQDGRLLGMITRDHLLRVLYANLELGAHKGVAIGAGDPKTQPGLSRRT